The window CGCGAGTCTCCGGGGGTTCGAATCCCTCTCCCTCCGCTTTTAAAAGCCCCGGCTTTCAGCATGGGGCTTTTCTTTTTAAATAAAACTGAGGTATTTGCGTTTGTGGCTTTGAAATGTGAACACCAATCCTCCACCATGATCAAAAGAATTCTGCTTGTCCTGATGCCTGCAGTATTGTTTATACAGCCGCAAATCCGAGCACAGGATACAGTTCGTGTAAATCTAACTGAATTTATTCAGCGCGGTCTTGAGAAATCCGGACAAGTTGCCTACCAAAGGGGTGCAGTCGATCTTGCAGAAAATAGAAGCGATCAGGTTCGGTCCCAGCGATTTTTGCCCAGCTTCCAGCTGAGTACCCAGCATGGTGTGGTGCCGGGTGTTAATTCGCCCCTGGGACTGCCTGACAGCCAGCTCTATCTGGATCCAAATTTGGAAAACGACTGGGAAAACTGGGCGGTTTTTACACGGGCTGAAGTTCGTGCAGTACAGCCTGTTTTCAGTTGGGGAGCCATCACAAAAGCGATAGAAGCAGCTGAAGCCGGTGCTAAAGCGGCCCAACATCAATTTAGTGCCGCCCGATCGGAGGCAGAGATACAGCTTTATGATCTGTACTACAGTTTTCTCCTGGTAAAAGAGATTCAGGTTATTTTGGATGATGCATCTGAACAGATTACCAGGGTGGAAGAGCAGATAGAAGAGATGCGCGAAGAGGGTAACCCGGATCTGGAAGAATCTGACGTATTCAAATTCGAAATATACCGGTCAGAGTTTGAGATAAGAAGAAAAGAGGTGGAGGAGAGTGCTGCTAGAGTGCGCAGGGTCTGGGAATATATACTGGGTGATGAAAACAATGAGGTATTCAGGCCCGCTCAGCAATTTCTCGACCCGGTTCCTTTTGAACTTGAAGCTTACAGCTACTATCAGCAGATGGCTATGAATGAACGTGCAGAGCTGAAAGGTGTTGAGTACGGCATTGATGCACTCCAGAAAACATCTGAAGCGGTGCGTTCTCAGCAATATCCGCTACTATTTATGGGCTTGTCGGGCAGCTACGCCAACACACCGAATCGACCGCGACAAACCAATCCGTTCATTATAAACAGTACCAACTACGCATCTGCAGCGGTTGGCTTCGGAATAAGGCAAAACCTCAATTTTGGATCCATGAAAGCTTCCGTGGAAAAAGCCGATATTGAATACAGAAGGGTCCGGGACCTGAAAAAAGCACTTACGGACGGCATTGTGCTGGAGCTCACTGAATCTTATCAGGAAGCTGT of the Rhodohalobacter mucosus genome contains:
- a CDS encoding TolC family protein, whose product is MIKRILLVLMPAVLFIQPQIRAQDTVRVNLTEFIQRGLEKSGQVAYQRGAVDLAENRSDQVRSQRFLPSFQLSTQHGVVPGVNSPLGLPDSQLYLDPNLENDWENWAVFTRAEVRAVQPVFSWGAITKAIEAAEAGAKAAQHQFSAARSEAEIQLYDLYYSFLLVKEIQVILDDASEQITRVEEQIEEMREEGNPDLEESDVFKFEIYRSEFEIRRKEVEESAARVRRVWEYILGDENNEVFRPAQQFLDPVPFELEAYSYYQQMAMNERAELKGVEYGIDALQKTSEAVRSQQYPLLFMGLSGSYANTPNRPRQTNPFIINSTNYASAAVGFGIRQNLNFGSMKASVEKADIEYRRVRDLKKALTDGIVLELTESYQEAVVADERVKRTDEALVTARNWVRNEQLNYDIGFGDVENLLEAVQKELELRVELKQNVFDFNKKVAALYKASGIPIYQLSTN